Sequence from the Rutidosis leptorrhynchoides isolate AG116_Rl617_1_P2 chromosome 3, CSIRO_AGI_Rlap_v1, whole genome shotgun sequence genome:
TTGCAGATTGTCAGCATTTTGCAAAactcgttttggccataactttcaaaccgtaactccattttttatGAATAAACTACCGTTGAAAACATAATAAGGTCTAATTTACAATGGTAAGtttttaaaacactaaatcaaatTTTAATATGGTTCAAAATGATATGAGAGCGAGTATGCCTCGTTTTACACGCGTGTGATACTTGCAATTGAATGGGGAACCATGTAAACATGTCATATATGGATATATTAGGCTATATGATGTTGTTTAGAGTATGAATTGATGATATGATTGATTGGATATGTGCTTACTTGAGATAtaatattctcaggtaataaaggaatggagaagactcagtaatataagacttctgagttcttgctatttatcaggtgagtgggactatcttaacGGTTATATTTATGTAGTAGCGAGTTATGCTACTATTTTCCTGCCATGTTTAGCCTGATATTGATAGTATATGATGTACTATGTTGTTTGTGATGATTATGTGCACATGGGTATTGTCATCTTTGAATAGTGAAGTTGACAACCGGCTTTGAATAGTGAAGTTGGGCAAAAGGTCAACCTTGAATAGTGAGGTTGGATTCAAATGTTACTATTCgtgtagtatagtttgaatgacgcacCCCCTGCATTTGGATTACTATACGAAGGAGCCAGTAACAGGAactatcggtaaactctagcccgatcagcttgTAGTTGATGGCCCGCAAGCCGTCGGTCCTTTTATTACTGTATTAGTTGTTTAATTGTTATGTTATACAATTGTACATAGCTTGATGCTAGATGCCTATAACTGTTAGGAtgtttccattcacttagccttgtgctaatccCGCACATTTCCTCCCTTGCAGGTTAGGATGTTATGCCGGGTACTAGGAGAAGTTTGTCTATGTCATGTGTTTGATACGCATAACTCTGATGTCTGTATTTTGATACCTGTATGTGTGTAAAAGCTTTTTGATTAACGTAACACCTGGATGACTGTAATAACTATGGTTTAGTTATAATATGTTTTCGCTGTGTCTAAAAAAAATACGGTGTTACAAATAAAATACTACGTAGTAATAAACAATCATGCGACATTATTTGTAAAACAAATTGTTTTGTTATAAACTTTTTTTGTAAAATCGTATATTTTAAGATAAGGTTTAGTGTATAATTGTTGAATTGTTTGTGGGGTCAAAATGCAGTTTTAATACAAGTACAAGGACATCATATGGAAATTGACAAAAAAGTCCATCTTCTTCCCCAAACATTACTGCAACACATCTCCACCCTTCAAATTGAAAATCTACAGCTCTGATTATTCTTCACTAATGCTTAATAAAGGTCCAAATACACTACCGCTCCCTTTACAACAAGTCTCCAACTCTGATTTTATAGATCCACAACTCAAATTTTACTTCTTAAAGCTTAATAAAATACCATATCAACTACCATGGTTGAGGGATGCTAGACAACCCCAAGCTCCCCTACTAGCTTCGCCATTGCATGTGTTCATTTTCAATTTAGTTCATTTTCAATTTAGTTCACACTCGGTAACATGATGATCGTATTTGGTTTTGACCTTTTTCTTACATTTAGACTTCGAGCCACCAAACGTCGCTTGATAGTTACCTAAATTTGATGACCAAAAACTCATTTTACACCAGTACATTCTCGCAAAACGTGTTACAAGAAGAAACACTAGCATTTCTAATACACCCATGTTGCATAGAGTCAACAACATCAATTGGGGTAGAACCTAAGTGGAGCTACGGTCTGAAACACAAGCACAGGGACTCGGGGGGTTCAAAGAAATCAAGGCGTGAACAGACAGTATCACGCACAACTACGACATTATCATGAGCCGACACGATGGTGTCAAACTAATGCAAAAATACCATGGGCTGTGGTGGAGCATACATACTCCAATAAACGCTACCCGTCCCTTTGTGGTCATCTCACTCTTATTAAATCGGTGTTGGGGAGTCTAGGTATCTATTTCCTATCCTTATTTAAATGTCCAGAAGGAATAATAGATGAACTTGAAACATTCGATCGCGATTTTTTTTACGGTTCATTGGATGGTAAGTATAGTATGCATTAGGTTAAATGAGATTGTATTCTAGCTTCGCATGATAATGGAGGTTTAAATATCGGGTCCCTTCTTTCATTTAATCATGCTCTGATTATTAAATGGATATGGAGGCGAGAGTTTAGATGGTGTGTAATTCGAGGACCCGGAAGATGGTATAGTCTCGCTTGCTTATTTCGCAAGTCTTTGGCTAACGGTCTTTTACCTCCTAATGTGCTACGTAGGAGGATAGGAGACATCCATAATACGTTCTTTTGGTTGGACTATTGGGTTGAAAACGGTTATTTAAAAGAGAGGTATGGGAGACTCTTTCATTTAGATTCACACGGGGATTGCAAACTAGCGGATAGATACATAGACGGATCATGGAATTGGTCATGGCTGCGCAAAAACATTGGCTCCAGGAACACAGTTCTCCTCTAACACATGAAGTCCAAAATTGTTCAGGTGACGCTATTTAATGGTGCTGATTCATGGAAATGGGATATTGAACGGCGGGATTTTTAGTGTGGCTGGTACTCGTAATTACAATGATGATATGTTTCTTCCACACGCTAGTTCGCGCACAAGATGGTGTAAACTTATTCCAcataatgttaatatttttatgtgGAGATTGGAGTTAGATTGTTTACCTTCGAGACTAAATTTGTCTAGAAGGGAATTGGAGATCGGGCACATTGGTTGTGCATTGTGTGATTCTCAAGTTAAATCATTCGATCACGTTATGTTTGGATGTGTAATCACGACTGAATTATGGAGATTGGTTCGTGTAAGGTCAGGTGTCAATATGCCAAGATGCTCTTCATGGTCCGATTGGTTCAACTGGTTTACGAATTGGCAAGTTTCGACTGATACTAAAAACCGTTTATACGTTATTGTGTCAACTTTGCTTTGGTACATTTGGAAGTTAAGGAATAACAATCTTTTTTGTTCGTCTACGTTGAAGAAGAGTACTATCTTTGATAGCATCCTTCTATCTTCTTTTAATTGGTTGTGTATTAGAGGTAAGTTTAACATTTGTTGGAACTCATGGCTATTAAATCCGTTGTAATCTTTTGTAATCCATATGTTTAGTCTCTCCTAGCTTCTCACTAGCGAGACTTGAGTAATAAAATTATTTTACCGTTCTAAAAAACTAAATGCATTATTGATGAGCTTGTTCCTCTTGGTGCTATTATGCTTTGTAATAGCTAGGCTATTTGAGATAGGGGTGTGCAACATTTGGTTTCAAACTGAATAAATTTGAATATCGAATCGAATCCAAAAAAAAAACATAACAAAAAAAACAAATCGAATTTTCTAAACGGTTTTTGGATCGatcgaaaccgaaaccgaatttgtaaTTCGGTTTTTAGTTTgatttttggttttgaaaattttgaattttGTTAACCGGAAACTGAATTAAAAACCGAATTTAAATTAGtaacatattaattaattataatatttatatatttacattatatttgatgtattattacatttttattaaacaataaacatgttatatacccTGTATACTTAAATTAATTTCACGATCGCTATTTCtaatttatatgtaagtttatgctggttaggatttttatttttagtgattttcggttttaacctAAAGTAAACCGAAATCaaatttggttttcggttcggtttggttatggttttgatatttaaatttggtttcgcttttgattttataagtttcaaaaccgaaaaaaccgAACCAAATAAATCGAAAAACCAAAAACCGAACGATGAACACCCCTAATTTGATAGGCTTAGAATTTTTCATTAGTCGTTGAACTTCATTGTAATTTGTTTGTATCAATATATTCATCGGATGATAccttttaccaataataataataatgataataataataataataataataataataataataataataataataataataataataataataataataataataataataataataacgatgatggtATTAATTGGATCGAATTGAATTGAAGAAAAATTTGTTTTGTGTGGATGAGAGCTGTGCAGAgcagagataataataatatttttgggatgcccACAAGGTGTTTGTTAAAAGTCCTCAATGAGTTTTATCTTGGCTTCATGGTTTTAATTATATTACGGTGTATGAGGTTTTTGCATCTGTCTTTTTAGCTATGCACTACAACTAAAGTTTGTGTGTAGCTATGTCACATGCCGCTGTGAATTTTCATTGTCCCTTTGTGGGTCTTAGtggctgtcaaaatgggagtgAAAATGGGCATgttagaagttctcttatcaagcatcttagtgatcgtcattgtggtatcgatgcgcgggatatcactcgacattctcttacttctaatttgggtgtttatactgaggctgatgttacctttaggcgtatggggatttggttatgtggtgtttgctacaaaatacacacggtacgtgctaagtgcTGTCATGGTAGGGGCCCAGATGTGCCTccccccgatgagggaaatggtgttgttcgttttgtaCTTCATAATTTTACCAAGCCACTAGCCccctcttctcctgctcgactttgtattgaggatggttcggtgcGTGATCATAACGATGGTTTTGATGTGGCTCTCCTAGATCgtttgttctctaaggggtttcgcacggttaagtctatccctcccaagtgtcgtttggggttttctcgggttttgaaaggtgctcttgataaggtggtctctaagcctgatgacatttctagttgggtctctttgttggtgttacccctttgtacccttaaaacctttcggccacggagttgtcgtgagtctaggtcttcgataaagcgtcggcatcaggaagagaatatttcctgtgctatttgctcttgggggacagcgggtggaagtttacagcttgtgagggagtatttggcagaggattctcctatgttgtcagtggttgatgatgaggtccttgatttggaagagcgtaatattaagtAGTGTCataggaagatttgtgatggccattacaccgctgcagctcgtgttctttcttcatcaggcgttgctccttataatgacgccacgctggcggacttgctgtctaagcatccttcttctatagctccatccttgcctgatatgcCGATTGATCACCTacacctcgttacgacttctgctgttgttttgggccagattaaaagttttcctcggggcaaatcatgtggtagggatggtttacgtgcacaacatcttatggattgcttgagtggtgctgctgtggcagtctcggatgagttggttggctctattaccggggtcgttaatctctttctagctggaaggtgccctatggaattaggagagtatatagctagtgctcccctcacaccgcttgtcaagcccggcggtggtattcgtcctatagctgtgggtactgtttggcgacgtcttgtttcgaaggttggcgctgctatggttggccagtctttgggaagttacttcgatggtcttcaatttggtgttggtgtttcttcaggtggtgaggctattcttcatgctgtgaatcggttgattgaggatcgtggctctgatgttggcctctctatgttattagttgattttcaaaatgcattcaatcttgttgatcgtacattcatgttacgtgaagttcgccgcctttgtccgagcatttctcagtgggttgaatttttctactctaatccagcaagattgtattatgggaaccacaccttatggtcttctcagggggtgcaacagggtgatccccttggtccgctgctttttgctttggtcttacaacccttggtttctaaaatcagagataattttgaggtttgtcttcaggcgtggtatttgaatgatggcactattattggggacactttggtggtggggaaggttttgcatttgattatgggggatgggcctcgttttgagctacatctcaacgttgaaaaaacagaaattttctggcctacggaggaccctcgcagcaggcaagtaggtgtctttccttctaatattgctcgacctttaaatggtgttaagttgcttgggccCCCGCAAGTTTCGatcttggttttagtagtgaactggtgatgcaaagggtgaccaagtccattgcgcttatggataaggttgctaagcttgatgatcctcagtgtgagttgttgttgcttagggcatgtacaggagtttctaaactctactttaccttgcgtacttgtcctcctagtatatttgaggcggctcaacgcgctttcgatggagcccttcgatcttccttggagcgtattgttactgcttcagggcctgggtttggtgattggcagtggcggcttgccaccttgccatttgcatttggagggcttggtgtttattctgcgggagatgttcatcattatgcttttctggcttctcgattacagtctgctgggttgcagaccaagctcctacgtcatgcgggtattgttggtcttggtcgtgcttttgaagatgcattgggtctgtttaataaaacggttgggtttgatattttaggtaatcagagtgaggtcgctgcccccatactcatgaagaaattggcagatgtttatttcacaaaggttaccgcttctgcagaatccactttttcattatctccccgacaatcggccttatggaaatcgcagcagggtgatcacacctctgcttggctaagggcagtccctattttggggttgggtcagacgatgaacgcaaagacttaccgatgtgtgttgtgctaccggttgggtgttccattgttctctatctcgacggcatgctctgcctgttcaagggtttttactggggatattttcggggatcacgcggtgtcttgtgctggtatggtgggtattaagcatcgacataatgttgttcgggattcccttgttgatgtttgttatcgatctggaatttcagcgagaaaggaggttgacattgggttgtctggagggaacgacagggccctcagacctgcagatgtgttactttattcctgggattgtggtcgcgatgtttgtgttgacttgacagggtcttctcctttgacacagtctgggctttctgactttgtccctggacgtgctgtggttgatgcggctcgtcggaagcgggtcaagtacgaatctagctgtcaggcgattggttatggtttcattcctttctcattttcttcccttggggaattagaaaaggatgctgtttctttgctaaagcgggttcagaagagttcgatggcgcaagatattggtgccggtgctgctgctcatatttttactaggataggttttgctattgctagaggtgtgggggctcagattgtctctaggcttcccactaattttttgtaagttttaatacttttaagtttataataataataataataataataataataataataataataataataataataatttgacataaTAAACATCAATTTTTGTAAACAGCAGTTTGAGATCAATTTTTTTTAACCACCCACATGATCATCTCCCGCAGTTACATAACATGGCTCAACTACAGTTCCGGAGGAAACACGTACCATTCCGAGGGAATGACCGGTAAAAAAAAACTCCTCTCTTTGCTATCCCCACAATGCAATGTGCGAAAGACGACATATGGTGGATTTCAAAAGTCAGGGAtgaccttgtgtgcaatgttgtagTCTTCGGGAGTCGTACTAACATAATGTTATAATAAACATCAAAATGAAAtggggttttttttttatataattatattatatatggaATCGAATCGAATTTGTATTAATTAGAAATTGACTCCCCAACCATTCACCGCCAACTATCATCGTTGCGGTGTTGGCCTTCTTCCCTTCACAGACCCCCACCAGACTCGGAAGGTTTTATGCTGTTTTTGATTTTTCGAAAAACAATATAAATAAATAAGTCTGATCACATACAATGTTTTCATAATTAGTTAACTGTTAATCATCATATCTACGCTTCCAATAgcaaatatacaaatatatttatatccCATTAAATATAAGTTTAAAAGCCAGGGCCGGTCATGAGTGTTCTGTTGCTCGGGTCAAATCAATCAAATAATACCCCCTACTctatttataaacaagtgttcgAAAGCTAATCAACTTATATAGTAACTCATTTTCACGTTAAtgctttttttttaataaatttagtGTAACAATTTGAAGAGATAAACTACGATAATAGTGATGACTTCGAGTCTAGTTAAAAAATTTAtagcttctttttctttttcatacgTGATTTAATTAATGCGTaaattataaaagaaaaatatcAAGTTAATGTAACATGTGTTTAAATTATTAGACTATTACTTAATCTATCCTGAAATATATGTCTataattctatttttttttttgtttcaaaatAATTGTCTACTTTCAAAAAAGACAATCAACTTTACATTTTTATTCTTAAACATTTTCTCAAAAATTGACATCTTAAAAAGATTTATTTTTATACTATACCAAAATTTGTTTGTGTGACAGATAAAAAAAATAGGACTTTCAAAAAAGGACTTTTGTTCCTTgtagaaataattaaattaaagaaaatataaaaatcaaGTAGTACTATGGAGTATTATATTAAGAAATCagtaaacttattttatgaattcaCATTATTATGGCACCTCTATTGTTAGACTAGAATTTCAAAATCCATACGTGATTGTACAATACGCTATATCTGTTGTATGATATATTGGATTTTAATAAAATTAACACATCTgacaaaggaaaaaaaaaatttacaatattaaggaATAAAAGATTTTTTTCTCTTTCTAACTTTTGACTTTTCCTTCTTCCTCTCCCTTCTTCCATGAAATTTCTCCCcagaacttaaaaaaaaaaaaaaaaaaaaaaaatcaacttcACTTAAAAAAACTCGGATTTCCAGATTTGATACCCCTTAAAATGTGATGTCCGAGTGTGATCGCCCCTGTGGCCCTACCCTAGGGACGGCCATGTTTAAAGCCCATGATGGGGGATACTTCACATGGCTGTGTTGGAGGCTAATGAGTTCCCTCCCAGGGTTCTTGTCAAGTCGTACTTGTTGATCAACAAACATTGCATTTTGTGTTGTTTATTCTTTGTTTACTTTATGATATCCATAACTTATACATATATCTATAGCTAGATCCAAAGTAGCATTATCAACACTGATAAacggataaatgattttgattataaACTTCAAAATCTTCCTTGATCAAGTGTGGGAAATAACTTGCGTTGTGTTTCTTTTATAATGATGGCCTTTATTTTATGGAAGATGCTAATAACAACTCTATGGGTTGTCATTAAGACTTTAGACATGTATGTTTTCATTGTACATTTTCAATAACTATCTACTTTCATAGAAAAAACTACATTCTAACTTACAAATGTACAACTATTTTTGCATTAAAAAACCTCATAATAACAACCCTTAGGGTTGTTATTAGCATTTTCCTTATTTTATTCTTTATTTTATTCAGTTATATTTTAAGAATTGATGATctcaacgttttaattaaaaagtttaaattCCGTCACTGCTTCGTATATATATTTACAATGTCACCAACACATTTCGGCACAAATGATACCAGTTGTCTTAGAAGCCTAAGCCCGCTCGCTATGTGGTAGCTCTTTGAAAATGTTGGTATGGGTTCGAGCTTCATTCATGTCAAGAATTACAAGTGCTTGTCATAGCGTAATTTTTTTTTTGACAGCCAAAAAATGAATATATTATAAAAAACCGATCCCTAGCAAGAAGCTAAGAGATAATTACAAAGGCATAGAAAGCCATGTATTCCAATTAGAAACACAATGACTTCTATATTTTAACCAACGAAAAGTAACTAATCTAATGAAATCAAACAAGTTACTTCTATTACAAAAATGCTCATGAAAGACGAGACCATTACGAAATCGCCACAAGGTCCATAGAGTAGTCACCACCACTGCAATAATCCGGTTCTTCAATTTAGCTTGTAATCGAATACCTTCTAACCAGTGAATGAACGAGTCCCATGAATCAAAAGAAGAGAGACCACAGTTGAGCCAAACACGAATCTTCAACCAAATCTCTCTAGCAAGGGCACACTCGAAAAAAATATGATTACACGTTTCTACCCCACCGTTGCATGAAGGACAAACGATAGAAACAATATCAATCCCCTTAGCGGAGAGGTTCCAACGAACGGGAAGACAATTGAGACGAAAACGCCAAAGAAACACGTTAACTTTGCGGGGCAAAAACTTGAACCAAGTAGTTGAAATATTCGAAGTTGGCATCAAAAAATTGTCCAAATATGTTCGAATAACTTTTACAGTGAATAGCCCATCATTTTTAAATGAACATATCCATGAATCATGCTTGTTGCTCAAGTTCGGGTAGCCTATCACCTCTTTCAAGTCGTCCAGCATGCTTGCTGTCCTTCCACGCAAAGCATCCCTCAACCAAACAAAATTCCAAGTATCTTCGTACCTTTTATCAGCAACAAAATCCGTAGGAGAAGAATCTAAGTGAAATAAACGACTATATCTGTCTTTCAATGGAGCATTACCGA
This genomic interval carries:
- the LOC139900304 gene encoding uncharacterized protein; protein product: MVLIHGNGILNGGIFSVAGTRNYNDDMFLPHASSRTRWCKLIPHNVNIFMWRLELDCLPSRLNLSRRELEIGHIGCALCDSQVKSFDHVMFGCVITTELWRLVRVRSGVNMPRCSSWSDWFNWFTNWQVSTDTKNRLYVIVSTLLWYIWKLRNNNLFCSSTLKKSTIFDSILLSSFNWLCIRDKKNRTFKKGLLFLVEIIKLKKI